A genomic window from Thermococcus nautili includes:
- the nuoE gene encoding NADH-quinone oxidoreductase subunit NuoE: MEAEVDYLTSYPPEPSSLIPLLQRTQERFGYLPREVLERIAEYLGIPLSRVYGVATFYAQFRFEPLGKYVVKICHGTACHVNGAVTIAQAITEELGIEEGQTTEDGLITLERVACLGCCSLAPVVMINDKVFGKLTPDKVRKLMKKLREGKLDV, translated from the coding sequence ATGGAGGCGGAAGTCGATTACCTGACCTCGTATCCCCCCGAGCCGAGCTCGCTAATCCCCCTTCTGCAGAGAACCCAAGAGCGCTTCGGCTATCTTCCAAGGGAAGTCCTTGAGAGAATCGCGGAATACCTCGGAATTCCCCTGAGCAGGGTCTATGGCGTCGCGACCTTCTACGCACAGTTCAGGTTCGAGCCCCTCGGAAAGTACGTCGTCAAAATCTGCCACGGGACGGCCTGCCACGTGAACGGAGCGGTAACCATTGCCCAGGCGATAACGGAGGAGCTCGGTATAGAGGAGGGCCAGACGACGGAGGACGGGCTGATAACCCTCGAAAGGGTGGCCTGCCTCGGCTGTTGCAGTTTGGCACCGGTGGTCATGATAAACGACAAGGTGTTTGGAAAGCTCACGCCGGACAAGGTTAGGAAGCTCATGAAGAAGCTCAGGGAGGGGAAGCTCGATGTCTGA
- the rtcA gene encoding RNA 3'-terminal phosphate cyclase — MEWVEIDGSYGEGGGQILRTAVALSVITGKPVRIHRIRANRPNPGLRPQHLHGILALKKLSNARVKGAKVGSTVLEFVPGRAEPKHIKVPIKTAGSITLVLQALLPAMAFVGGSFEVTGGTDVPWSPSVDYLRHVTLFALEKMGLRAEIELRRRGHYPKGGGLVLGRVERWEERKPLVALEWRKIERFAGISHATNLPAHVAERQAKSAEEKLRSLYSVPVEIEREVSRSLGPGSGIVVWAETDSLRLAGDALGKRGKPAEVVGREAAEELIEQLTPRKAVDRFLGDQLIPFMAFTGGEIGVAEITNHLVTNVWVVEQFLGRTFEVEGEIGEPGVVRVVRKAEV, encoded by the coding sequence ATGGAGTGGGTCGAGATAGACGGCTCATACGGCGAGGGAGGGGGGCAGATACTCAGAACGGCCGTTGCCCTGTCAGTAATAACCGGGAAGCCGGTGAGGATTCACAGGATAAGGGCAAACCGTCCGAACCCCGGACTAAGACCCCAGCACCTGCACGGTATTCTCGCTTTGAAGAAGCTGAGCAACGCGAGGGTTAAAGGAGCAAAAGTCGGCTCTACGGTTCTTGAGTTCGTCCCCGGAAGGGCCGAGCCTAAGCACATCAAAGTCCCGATAAAAACGGCTGGGAGCATAACGCTCGTCCTCCAGGCGTTATTGCCAGCGATGGCCTTCGTGGGAGGAAGCTTCGAGGTAACCGGCGGAACCGACGTGCCCTGGAGCCCGTCCGTGGACTACCTGAGGCACGTTACGCTCTTCGCGCTCGAAAAGATGGGGCTGAGGGCGGAGATTGAGCTCAGGAGGAGGGGCCACTATCCAAAGGGCGGTGGGCTCGTCCTCGGAAGGGTCGAGCGGTGGGAGGAGAGAAAGCCCCTCGTTGCCCTCGAGTGGCGTAAGATAGAGCGCTTCGCGGGAATAAGCCACGCAACGAATTTACCCGCCCACGTCGCGGAAAGGCAGGCGAAGTCAGCTGAAGAGAAGCTGAGGAGCCTCTACAGCGTCCCTGTCGAGATTGAGAGGGAAGTCTCGCGCTCCCTCGGGCCGGGAAGCGGGATAGTGGTTTGGGCCGAGACGGACTCGCTTAGGTTAGCCGGAGACGCCCTCGGAAAGCGCGGAAAGCCGGCTGAGGTGGTCGGCAGGGAAGCCGCCGAAGAGCTGATTGAGCAACTAACGCCAAGGAAGGCCGTTGACAGGTTCCTAGGCGACCAGCTGATACCGTTCATGGCCTTCACGGGAGGAGAGATAGGCGTTGCAGAAATCACGAACCACCTCGTCACCAACGTCTGGGTCGTGGAGCAGTTCCTTGGCAGAACCTTCGAGGTCGAGGGAGAAATCGGAGAGCCCGGGGTTGTGAGGGTGGTGAGGAAAGCGGAGGTTTAA
- the shyC gene encoding NAD(P)-dependent hydrogenase/sulfhydrogenase 2 subunit gamma — translation MNPYESHPARILEVKDLTPREKLFTLRFLDEKLNEEFTFRPGQFVIVDVPGFGEFPISLCSSPTRSPIQLCIRKAGRMTKFIHGMKEGSVVGIRGPYGNGFPMEDMEGSNLILVAGGLGMAPLRSVLWYALDTGRYEHVWLFYGTKAYEDILFRDEVLHLLKHGSAMNCTVKLAYEIESPSCIYLEQGFSDRVCRGVVTDLFRGENFDIENSYALICGPPIMYRFVIRELLNRKLSPGRIYMTLERRMRCGVGKCGHCVVGTSVSMKYICQDGPVFTYWDALSTRGLI, via the coding sequence ATGAATCCCTACGAGAGCCATCCGGCGAGAATCCTTGAGGTTAAGGACCTGACCCCGAGGGAGAAGCTCTTTACGCTCCGCTTCCTCGACGAGAAGCTCAACGAGGAGTTCACCTTCAGGCCGGGGCAGTTCGTCATAGTGGACGTTCCCGGCTTCGGCGAGTTCCCGATAAGCCTCTGCTCGTCCCCGACGAGGAGTCCAATCCAGCTCTGCATAAGAAAGGCCGGCAGGATGACGAAGTTCATACACGGAATGAAGGAAGGCTCGGTCGTTGGAATCCGCGGGCCGTACGGCAACGGCTTCCCGATGGAGGACATGGAGGGCTCGAACCTAATCCTCGTGGCTGGCGGTCTTGGAATGGCGCCCCTGCGCTCGGTTCTCTGGTACGCCCTTGACACCGGCAGGTACGAGCACGTCTGGCTCTTCTACGGCACGAAGGCCTACGAGGATATACTCTTCCGCGACGAGGTTCTCCATCTCCTCAAGCACGGGAGTGCGATGAACTGCACCGTCAAGCTCGCCTACGAAATCGAGAGCCCCTCGTGCATCTACCTTGAGCAGGGCTTCTCCGACAGGGTCTGCAGGGGAGTGGTTACCGACCTCTTCAGGGGCGAGAACTTCGACATCGAGAACTCCTACGCCCTAATCTGTGGCCCGCCAATCATGTACCGCTTCGTCATAAGGGAGCTCCTCAACAGGAAGCTCTCACCGGGGAGAATCTACATGACCCTCGAGAGGCGCATGCGCTGTGGAGTCGGCAAGTGCGGTCACTGCGTCGTCGGAACGAGCGTCTCGATGAAGTACATCTGCCAGGACGGTCCGGTTTTCACTTACTGGGACGCCCTCTCGACGAGGGGGTTGATATGA
- the nuoF gene encoding NADH-quinone oxidoreductase subunit NuoF, translating to MSEIKAIAVGMNSCGIAAGARETYEAIKAELERRNLDVKLKIVGCVGMCYREPLVDIITEDEIITYGHVDPKKVPRIIEEHVVNGKPIEEWIVKRDWWENGERKTWDVDGYFAKQVKIVLENSGYIDPENIDEYIAVGGYEALRKALRMEPEEIIDIIMKSGLRGRGGAGFPTGLKWKFTREAEGDEKYIICNADEGDPGAFMDRNVLEGDPHRVIEGMIIGAYAIGATKGFIYVRAEYPLAIRRLRIALKQAKERGFLGENILGSGFSFDIEIKEGAGAFVCGEETALIASIEGKRGMPRPRPPYPAQKGLFGKPTNINNVETWANVPWIIRHGWKAFASLGTEKSKGTKVFALSGKIKHGGNVEVPMGTTLREILYEIGGGTKTGKRIKAVQLGGPSGGCIPEYLFDTPVDYESVNATGAIMGSGGMVVMDEDTCMVDVAKFFLDFTVKESCGKCTFCRVGTKRMLEILERFTEGKATKEDLERLEKLAHQVKSGSLCGLGQTAPNPVLTTLRYFRDEYLAHIEGKCPAKVCKPLIRYVIIPERCTGCTACAIFCPANAITGEKLKPHEIDQDKCIKCGTCYEVCRFNAIEIVTGGE from the coding sequence ATGTCTGAGATAAAGGCCATAGCGGTCGGCATGAACTCCTGCGGGATTGCCGCAGGCGCGAGGGAAACCTACGAGGCAATAAAGGCCGAGCTTGAGAGGAGAAACCTCGACGTGAAGCTCAAGATAGTCGGTTGCGTCGGCATGTGCTACCGCGAACCCCTCGTTGACATAATCACCGAGGACGAGATTATCACCTACGGCCACGTCGACCCGAAGAAGGTCCCGAGGATTATAGAGGAGCACGTGGTAAACGGGAAGCCCATAGAGGAGTGGATAGTCAAGCGCGACTGGTGGGAGAACGGCGAGAGGAAGACGTGGGACGTTGACGGCTACTTCGCCAAGCAGGTGAAGATAGTCCTCGAAAATTCCGGCTACATAGACCCCGAGAACATAGACGAGTACATCGCCGTCGGTGGTTACGAGGCTCTAAGGAAGGCCCTCAGAATGGAGCCCGAGGAAATCATAGATATCATTATGAAATCCGGGCTTCGCGGAAGGGGTGGGGCAGGCTTCCCGACCGGCCTGAAGTGGAAGTTCACGAGGGAAGCGGAGGGCGACGAGAAGTACATCATCTGCAACGCCGACGAAGGCGACCCCGGAGCGTTTATGGACAGGAACGTCCTCGAGGGCGACCCCCACCGCGTCATCGAGGGCATGATAATAGGGGCTTACGCGATTGGGGCGACGAAGGGCTTCATCTACGTGAGGGCGGAGTATCCGCTCGCCATAAGGAGGCTGAGGATAGCGCTGAAGCAAGCTAAGGAGAGGGGCTTCCTCGGTGAGAACATCCTTGGAAGCGGGTTCTCCTTCGACATCGAGATTAAGGAAGGTGCAGGAGCGTTCGTCTGCGGTGAGGAAACCGCTTTGATAGCCTCAATTGAAGGCAAGCGCGGAATGCCGAGGCCGAGACCGCCTTACCCGGCCCAGAAGGGCCTCTTCGGAAAGCCGACCAACATAAACAACGTCGAAACGTGGGCGAACGTGCCGTGGATAATAAGGCACGGCTGGAAGGCCTTTGCCTCGCTCGGAACCGAGAAGAGCAAGGGCACCAAGGTTTTCGCGCTGTCAGGCAAGATAAAGCACGGCGGAAACGTCGAGGTTCCGATGGGAACGACGCTGAGGGAGATACTCTACGAGATAGGCGGTGGAACGAAGACCGGGAAGAGGATTAAAGCAGTTCAGCTCGGCGGGCCCTCGGGAGGTTGCATTCCGGAGTACCTTTTCGACACACCCGTTGACTACGAGAGCGTGAACGCGACGGGCGCGATAATGGGGAGCGGTGGAATGGTCGTCATGGACGAGGACACCTGTATGGTCGATGTCGCCAAGTTCTTCCTCGACTTCACCGTCAAGGAGTCCTGCGGTAAGTGCACCTTCTGCAGGGTCGGAACGAAGAGGATGCTCGAAATCCTCGAGCGGTTCACAGAGGGCAAGGCCACGAAGGAAGACCTTGAGAGGCTCGAGAAGCTCGCCCACCAGGTCAAGAGCGGTTCGCTCTGCGGTCTCGGGCAGACCGCCCCGAACCCCGTCCTAACAACGCTCCGCTACTTCAGGGACGAATACCTCGCCCATATCGAGGGGAAGTGCCCGGCCAAGGTCTGCAAGCCCCTCATAAGGTACGTCATAATCCCAGAGAGGTGCACCGGCTGTACGGCATGCGCAATCTTCTGCCCGGCCAACGCGATAACCGGCGAGAAGCTCAAGCCCCACGAGATTGACCAAGACAAGTGCATCAAGTGCGGAACCTGCTACGAGGTGTGCCGGTTCAACGCTATAGAAATCGTTACCGGGGGTGAGTGA
- the shyD gene encoding NAD(P)-dependent hydrogenase/sulfhydrogenase 2 subunit delta — MKLGVFELTDCGGCALNFLFLYERLFDVLEFYEIEEFHMTTSLEGRHFDVGLVTGTVSSHRDLEVLREARNRSDYLIALGTCATHGCLQASVELPLKEKLKAVYGDEGNPMRALDPKPIVEYVTVDLAIPGCPYDKNELFQALIDIAKGIEPVRPDYPVCLECKLNEYECVLVKKGLPCLGPITLGGCNAACPRSGLGCIGCRGPLPGEVNPAGEFEVLKGLGYDEEYIMRKFKTFARWEP; from the coding sequence ATGAAGCTCGGCGTGTTTGAGCTTACCGACTGCGGTGGTTGCGCCCTCAACTTCCTGTTCCTCTACGAGAGGCTCTTCGACGTTCTGGAGTTCTACGAGATAGAGGAGTTCCACATGACGACAAGTCTTGAGGGGAGGCACTTCGACGTCGGCCTCGTCACTGGAACGGTCTCAAGCCACCGCGACCTTGAGGTTCTTAGAGAGGCCAGAAACCGCTCCGACTACCTCATAGCCCTCGGAACCTGTGCCACCCACGGTTGCCTTCAGGCGAGCGTCGAGCTTCCGCTTAAGGAGAAGTTGAAGGCCGTTTACGGCGACGAGGGGAACCCGATGAGGGCGCTCGACCCAAAGCCCATCGTCGAGTACGTTACCGTTGACCTTGCCATACCCGGCTGTCCCTACGACAAGAACGAGCTCTTCCAGGCGCTTATTGACATAGCAAAGGGCATCGAGCCTGTAAGACCTGATTATCCAGTCTGCCTCGAGTGCAAGCTGAACGAGTACGAGTGCGTTCTGGTCAAGAAGGGCCTCCCCTGCCTCGGCCCGATAACGCTCGGAGGCTGTAACGCTGCCTGCCCGCGCTCCGGACTCGGCTGTATCGGCTGTCGCGGGCCCCTGCCAGGTGAGGTGAACCCGGCTGGAGAGTTCGAGGTTCTCAAGGGGCTCGGCTACGACGAGGAGTACATCATGAGGAAGTTCAAGACCTTCGCGAGGTGGGAGCCATGA
- a CDS encoding 4Fe-4S dicluster domain-containing protein has protein sequence MRYVKLPSGNFEDFFNSLRGIGQIYGPVKEGKTHHFRRVEEAGEMDLKYTRTMLPPKKFFVRPRERLFSLEDGWWRKEGDENPFVLFGVHSCDVHALKILDRVYLSEPVDPYYAERRKSAFIVGISCLPDELCFCKSLGTHFAMDGFDLFLHELPDGWLVRIGSVRGHEVVWENARLFDEVSDEDIANFKAFEERRAEAFKRELRSEGLADTLDLAYNSPVWKEYAEKCLACGNCNLVCPTCRCYEVCDRWVDAYRAVRERRYDSCFMESHGLVAGGHNFRPTRLDRFRHRYYCKSYFDPSAGFNCVGCGRCDEFCPAGIEHVKVLDEIRGSLE, from the coding sequence TTGAGATATGTAAAGCTACCCTCCGGAAACTTTGAGGACTTCTTCAATTCCCTCAGAGGGATAGGCCAAATCTACGGGCCGGTTAAAGAGGGGAAGACCCACCACTTCCGAAGGGTCGAGGAAGCCGGTGAAATGGACCTGAAATACACCAGAACGATGCTCCCGCCCAAGAAGTTCTTCGTCCGGCCGAGGGAGAGGCTCTTCAGCCTTGAGGACGGCTGGTGGAGGAAGGAAGGGGACGAGAATCCCTTCGTGCTCTTCGGCGTCCACTCATGCGACGTTCACGCCCTCAAAATCCTCGACAGGGTTTATCTCTCCGAGCCGGTTGACCCATACTACGCAGAAAGAAGGAAGAGCGCTTTCATCGTCGGCATAAGCTGTCTCCCCGATGAGCTGTGCTTCTGCAAGAGCCTCGGAACGCACTTCGCGATGGACGGTTTTGACCTATTCCTCCACGAGCTTCCAGATGGATGGCTCGTCAGGATAGGGAGCGTGAGGGGACACGAGGTGGTCTGGGAGAACGCGAGGCTATTCGACGAGGTGAGCGACGAGGACATAGCCAACTTCAAGGCCTTCGAGGAGAGGCGCGCTGAAGCCTTCAAGAGGGAGCTACGCTCGGAGGGTCTGGCAGACACGCTCGATTTGGCCTACAACAGCCCGGTCTGGAAGGAGTACGCCGAGAAGTGCCTCGCCTGCGGGAACTGCAACCTCGTCTGTCCGACGTGCCGTTGCTATGAAGTCTGCGACCGCTGGGTCGATGCCTACAGGGCCGTTCGCGAGAGGCGCTACGATTCCTGCTTCATGGAAAGCCACGGCCTCGTCGCGGGCGGTCATAACTTCAGGCCCACGAGGCTCGACCGCTTCAGGCACCGCTACTACTGCAAGAGCTACTTCGACCCCTCGGCGGGTTTCAATTGCGTCGGCTGTGGCCGGTGCGACGAGTTTTGTCCTGCAGGTATAGAGCACGTTAAGGTTCTCGACGAGATAAGGGGGTCGCTGGAATGA
- the shyA gene encoding NAD(P)-dependent hydrogenase/sulfhydrogenase 2 subunit alpha, whose translation MIIETREFTRVEGNGKAEIVIEGNEVKDVRVKIVEGPRFFELLTLGRDFWDVPDLEARICAICYLSHSVASVLAIERALGVEVPEETRLLRELGLIGELIESHALHLYLLVAPDLFGYPDAIRLATKHGELVKEGIALKAFGNRIRDLIGGREIHGINVKPGGFGRWPGREELEAIEREAKALLTVAKRAVRLFSGIGEYGGRAELFVATDGYLTGDSLVSNVERNFHYFERIEERPLVYSFAKQSLYNGKPFLVGSLARLLLKAESLTPTAKRLFEENRGRLEAGWVSYNNLAQAIELVYALERAGEIAKTLLDKGFEPENVPVEAGDGEGIGYVEAPRGVLVHHYRIAGGKIEYSNIITPTAFNHAMMEGALLWEARNLYGNAPEDELLRRLEETVRAFDPCISCSVHFVRG comes from the coding sequence ATGATAATCGAGACGAGGGAGTTCACCCGCGTCGAGGGGAACGGGAAGGCCGAGATAGTCATCGAGGGGAACGAGGTCAAGGACGTCAGGGTCAAAATCGTCGAGGGGCCGAGGTTCTTTGAGCTCCTCACCCTCGGAAGGGACTTCTGGGATGTTCCTGACCTCGAGGCAAGGATATGCGCCATCTGCTACCTCTCTCACAGCGTCGCTTCAGTTCTGGCCATAGAGCGGGCCCTCGGCGTTGAGGTTCCGGAGGAGACGAGGCTCCTAAGGGAGCTCGGCCTCATAGGGGAGCTCATCGAGAGCCACGCGCTCCACCTGTATCTCCTCGTCGCGCCAGACCTCTTCGGCTATCCCGACGCGATAAGGCTCGCGACGAAGCACGGCGAGCTCGTCAAGGAGGGCATAGCTCTCAAGGCCTTCGGGAACAGGATTAGAGACCTCATCGGCGGGAGGGAAATCCACGGCATAAACGTTAAACCCGGTGGCTTCGGAAGGTGGCCGGGGCGGGAAGAGCTTGAGGCGATAGAGCGGGAGGCAAAGGCCCTTCTAACGGTGGCGAAGCGTGCGGTGAGGCTCTTCTCGGGAATCGGGGAGTACGGCGGAAGGGCCGAGCTGTTCGTCGCCACCGACGGCTACCTCACCGGCGACTCGCTCGTGTCGAACGTCGAGCGGAACTTCCATTACTTCGAGCGCATCGAGGAGCGCCCCCTCGTCTACAGCTTCGCGAAGCAGAGCCTCTACAACGGAAAGCCCTTCCTCGTCGGCTCGCTGGCGAGGCTCCTGCTCAAGGCTGAATCGCTGACCCCCACGGCTAAGAGACTCTTCGAGGAGAACCGGGGGAGGCTTGAAGCCGGATGGGTGAGCTACAACAACCTCGCCCAGGCGATAGAGCTGGTTTACGCCCTCGAACGGGCGGGGGAAATAGCGAAAACCCTTCTCGACAAAGGCTTTGAGCCCGAGAACGTTCCGGTCGAGGCCGGGGACGGCGAGGGGATAGGCTACGTGGAGGCCCCGAGGGGAGTCCTCGTGCACCACTACAGAATAGCCGGCGGAAAAATCGAGTACTCCAACATAATAACGCCCACAGCCTTCAACCACGCCATGATGGAGGGCGCCCTCCTGTGGGAAGCGAGAAACCTCTACGGAAACGCGCCGGAGGATGAGCTCCTCAGAAGGCTTGAGGAAACCGTCCGGGCCTTCGACCCCTGCATCTCCTGCTCAGTGCACTTCGTCAGGGGATAA
- a CDS encoding UPF0175 family protein, with protein sequence MEIVIPDDVLVSLKLPKSEVERELKLELALILYSRGALSLGKAAKLAGLTKREFLEELARRRIPRHYTERELEEDLNFARG encoded by the coding sequence ATGGAGATAGTCATTCCTGATGACGTTCTCGTGTCCCTCAAGCTCCCGAAGAGCGAAGTTGAGAGGGAGCTGAAGCTTGAGTTAGCCCTTATTCTCTACTCCAGAGGTGCATTATCCTTGGGAAAAGCCGCCAAACTCGCCGGGCTTACGAAGAGGGAATTCCTAGAGGAGCTTGCAAGGCGGAGAATCCCGAGGCACTATACGGAGAGAGAGCTGGAGGAGGACTTGAACTTTGCCCGTGGTTAG
- a CDS encoding nucleotidyltransferase domain-containing protein → MKGIAERALLGLEEADSVSPPKSTTLESTGNKAQALDEFIRRVEARFGDSVEEIILFGSRARGNHDEESDIDLLIVGDVDFDGLMEVVTNILLEYGELISPIVLKPEEFRKRRDSFIRTVLSEGKVLYSSISTP, encoded by the coding sequence TTGAAGGGAATTGCGGAAAGAGCGCTACTGGGTCTTGAGGAGGCCGACTCCGTGAGTCCTCCCAAATCCACCACGCTGGAATCAACGGGGAATAAAGCGCAGGCCCTTGACGAGTTCATCAGAAGGGTTGAGGCGAGGTTCGGAGATTCGGTGGAAGAGATAATCCTCTTCGGCTCCCGCGCGAGGGGAAACCACGACGAGGAGAGCGATATAGACCTTCTCATCGTTGGGGACGTGGATTTTGACGGGCTGATGGAAGTTGTAACAAATATCCTCCTCGAATACGGGGAACTGATAAGCCCGATAGTTCTGAAGCCTGAAGAGTTTAGAAAAAGGAGGGACAGCTTCATAAGGACCGTCCTGAGCGAGGGAAAGGTGCTCTACTCCTCCATCTCCACCCCGTAG
- a CDS encoding TatD family hydrolase, producing the protein MIILDNHFHVDPFKGLFLEAVKQFHRAGGTHLMVVYKTAHDYGFPGLKAEDFIKAMDFHIELVERINRETPVKAFAVVGVHPAEFVYLAEQKGLEYAKNEVMKALEYAQKLCLEGKAVAIGEIGRPHYEVSEEIWEVSIELMKYGMSLAKDADCAVQLHTESFDEEKFRELGEYVKEVGIKPYRVVKHFSPPLVKVAEEVGVFPSIIASRKNIEEAIKQGNRFMMETDYIDDKRRPGAVLGPKTVPRRTKAFLQNGLFTEEDVYKIHVENPGKVYGVEMEE; encoded by the coding sequence ATGATAATCCTCGATAATCATTTCCACGTTGACCCCTTCAAGGGCCTCTTCCTCGAGGCGGTGAAGCAGTTCCACAGAGCGGGCGGAACGCACCTGATGGTCGTCTACAAGACGGCCCACGACTACGGCTTCCCGGGCCTGAAGGCTGAGGACTTCATAAAGGCCATGGACTTCCACATCGAGCTCGTCGAGAGGATAAACCGCGAGACGCCGGTTAAAGCCTTTGCTGTCGTTGGCGTCCACCCGGCGGAGTTCGTCTATTTAGCGGAGCAGAAGGGCCTTGAATACGCCAAAAACGAGGTCATGAAGGCCCTGGAATACGCGCAGAAGCTCTGCCTTGAGGGCAAGGCCGTTGCGATAGGCGAGATAGGCAGGCCACACTACGAGGTGAGCGAGGAGATATGGGAGGTGAGCATAGAGCTTATGAAGTACGGGATGAGCCTCGCCAAAGATGCCGACTGCGCGGTTCAGCTCCACACCGAGAGCTTCGACGAGGAGAAGTTCAGGGAGCTCGGGGAGTACGTGAAGGAAGTCGGTATAAAGCCCTACCGCGTTGTCAAGCACTTCTCGCCGCCGCTGGTGAAGGTTGCTGAAGAGGTCGGCGTCTTTCCGAGCATAATAGCGAGCAGGAAGAACATAGAGGAGGCAATAAAGCAGGGCAACCGCTTCATGATGGAGACCGACTACATAGACGACAAAAGACGGCCGGGGGCAGTTCTCGGTCCGAAAACAGTTCCCAGGAGAACGAAGGCCTTTCTCCAGAACGGCCTGTTCACGGAGGAGGACGTCTACAAAATCCACGTCGAGAACCCGGGGAAGGTCTACGGGGTGGAGATGGAGGAGTAG
- a CDS encoding DUF3368 domain-containing protein: MVSNSTPLIHLAKIGRLDLLRKFFGEVIIPKAVYRECVLEGRGSEDAELIEKANWIKVVGIKDETLKKSLMLELDEGESEAIVLALETNAGLLLIDDYDGREVARALGLKVAGTIGVLLRAKFQGIIPSVKEELEKLKETGFWLSEGLYRGILEEAGETGGDSGRA, from the coding sequence GTGGTTAGCAACTCCACTCCCCTCATTCATCTCGCCAAAATCGGCAGGCTCGACCTTTTGAGGAAATTCTTTGGTGAAGTCATCATTCCAAAGGCTGTTTACAGGGAGTGCGTCCTTGAGGGGAGAGGTTCAGAGGACGCGGAGCTCATTGAAAAGGCCAACTGGATAAAGGTTGTGGGAATAAAGGACGAGACCCTCAAGAAGTCGCTTATGCTTGAGCTTGACGAGGGGGAGAGCGAGGCGATTGTTCTTGCGCTTGAAACTAACGCCGGGCTTCTGCTCATTGATGACTACGACGGCAGGGAAGTCGCGAGGGCACTGGGGCTGAAGGTTGCTGGAACGATTGGCGTTCTGCTGAGGGCAAAGTTCCAGGGGATAATTCCGAGTGTCAAAGAAGAGCTTGAGAAGCTGAAGGAAACCGGTTTCTGGCTGAGCGAAGGGCTTTACAGAGGAATTTTGGAGGAGGCAGGTGAAACGGGTGGTGATTCCGGAAGAGCTTGA
- a CDS encoding metallophosphoesterase, with protein MLIGIMSDTHDNLPAIRKAVEFFNERNVDLVIHAGDYIAPFVARELGKLKAPLRGVFGNNDGERDGLRKALGIEDELIEVEADGMKIAVTHGTNEVLVKALAYSKLYDVVIVGHTHRYEIREVGRTILVNPGEVCGYLTGVKSVALLDTRKRVVEIFNIETGELLGAMSV; from the coding sequence ATGCTGATTGGAATAATGAGCGACACCCACGATAACCTCCCGGCCATAAGGAAGGCAGTCGAGTTCTTCAACGAGAGGAACGTTGACCTCGTAATCCACGCGGGTGACTACATCGCCCCCTTCGTCGCGAGGGAGCTCGGAAAGCTCAAGGCCCCGCTGAGAGGCGTCTTCGGCAACAACGACGGCGAGAGGGACGGCCTGAGGAAAGCGTTAGGGATAGAGGACGAGCTCATCGAGGTCGAGGCGGACGGAATGAAGATAGCGGTCACTCACGGGACGAACGAGGTTCTCGTTAAGGCTTTGGCCTACAGCAAGCTCTACGACGTGGTTATAGTCGGCCACACCCACCGCTACGAGATTAGGGAAGTGGGCAGGACGATACTCGTCAACCCCGGCGAGGTCTGCGGCTATTTAACCGGCGTCAAGAGCGTCGCTTTACTCGACACGAGGAAGAGGGTTGTGGAGATTTTCAACATCGAGACAGGTGAGCTGTTGGGGGCCATGAGCGTATGA
- the pbp11 gene encoding tRNA-binding protein Pbp11, which yields MGPFDFLKRRKGETGEFIASRKPVAKFRVEQVLNVLGRETLIGTVEGIIYPGYKVKGKNIALIREIQRERKRVDFAVDGDRVALILEGKTNAKKGDVLEIYQS from the coding sequence ATGGGGCCCTTCGACTTTCTGAAAAGACGGAAGGGAGAAACCGGAGAGTTCATAGCGTCGAGGAAACCGGTCGCGAAGTTCAGGGTGGAACAGGTCCTTAACGTCCTCGGCAGGGAGACGCTGATTGGAACCGTTGAGGGGATAATCTACCCCGGCTACAAGGTCAAGGGAAAAAACATCGCCCTAATCCGGGAAATCCAGAGGGAGCGAAAGAGGGTTGACTTCGCGGTTGACGGCGACAGGGTCGCGCTCATCCTCGAGGGGAAGACAAACGCTAAAAAAGGCGACGTTCTCGAAATCTACCAGTCGTGA